AGATCGTCGACCAAGGACATCGCATCGTTGCTCGTCGGATCGAGGTACGAGCGCCCGCCGCCGATCTCTTCGCTATCGTGGCGGACCCACGTCGGCACGGTGAACTCGACGGCTCGGGCACGGTGAAGGACACGGTCAAGGGACCGGACCGATTGACGCAGGGCGCCAAGTTCTCGGTTGGAATGAAGCAGTACGGCGTTCCGTACCGCATCACCAGCACGGTGACCGACTTCATCGACGCCGGCGCCAGCAAGGCAATCGAATGGCGGCATCCCCTGGGGCATACGTGGCGGTGGGAGTTCGAGGAGAAGACACCTGGTACGACCACGGTCACTGAATCGTTCCGCTACGCAGCCGCCAAGGCGCCGAAAATGCTGGAGATATTCGGGATGCCGCAGAAGAACGCGGATGGCATCAGCGCGACTCTGGACAATCTGGCACGTCGGTATTCTTGACCTGCTCGTCGGGGATGTAT
This region of Rhodococcus sp. PAMC28707 genomic DNA includes:
- a CDS encoding SRPBCC family protein gives rise to the protein MVSAQIVDQGHRIVARRIEVRAPAADLFAIVADPRRHGELDGSGTVKDTVKGPDRLTQGAKFSVGMKQYGVPYRITSTVTDFIDAGASKAIEWRHPLGHTWRWEFEEKTPGTTTVTESFRYAAAKAPKMLEIFGMPQKNADGISATLDNLARRYS